A genomic region of Catalinimonas niigatensis contains the following coding sequences:
- the dnaK gene encoding molecular chaperone DnaK, with protein sequence MGKVIGIDLGTTNSCVAVMEGNEPVVIPNSEGGRTTPSVVAFLDNGNGERKVGSPAKRQAITNPKHTISSVKRFMGKKFSEVTSEMKNVSYELEKGSNDTVRVKIGDRLYTPQELSAMILQKMKSTAEDYLGTTITDAVVTVPAYFNDAERQATKEAGQIAGLNVKRIINEPTAAALAYGLDKKNKDMTIAVYDLGGGTFDVSVLELGDGVFEVKSTNGDVHLGGDDFDSKIIDWLAEEFKKDEGIDLRKDPMALQRLKEAAEKAKIELSSATSTEINLPYIMPVDGIPKHLVRTLSRAKFEQLIDDLVRRTMEPCRKALEDAGMSPSEVTEVILVGGSTRVPKIQEEVEKFFGKKPSKGVNPDEVVAVGAAIQGGVFSGDVKDVLLLDVTPLSLGIETMGGVSTKLIEANTTIPSKKSEVFSTASDNQPSVEIHVLQGERPMANQNRTIGRFHLDGIPPAPRGVPQIEVTFDIDANGILNVSAKDKGTGKEQKIRIEASSGLTEEEIEKMRKEAEANADSDKLEREKVEKINSADSLIFQTEKQLKEYGDKLSEGNKKPIEEALAELKDAHSKQDLEAIDAAMNKLNTAWQNASQEMYQAAGAEQAAGAPGAEGPQGNAGGGPANADSDVSDVEYEEVDDKDKK encoded by the coding sequence ATGGGAAAAGTTATAGGAATAGACTTAGGAACAACAAACTCCTGCGTCGCTGTCATGGAGGGTAACGAACCTGTAGTTATCCCCAACAGTGAAGGCGGAAGAACGACGCCCTCTGTGGTGGCGTTTTTAGATAATGGCAACGGTGAGAGAAAAGTGGGTAGCCCTGCTAAACGTCAGGCAATCACTAATCCTAAACATACTATCAGCTCTGTGAAGAGGTTTATGGGTAAAAAATTCTCTGAAGTTACTTCAGAGATGAAGAATGTCTCTTACGAACTGGAAAAAGGGAGCAATGACACAGTTCGCGTGAAAATAGGCGATCGTTTGTATACTCCGCAGGAGCTTTCAGCAATGATCCTGCAAAAAATGAAGTCTACTGCTGAAGACTATCTGGGCACAACCATCACTGATGCAGTAGTTACTGTACCTGCTTACTTTAATGACGCTGAGCGTCAGGCTACTAAAGAAGCCGGGCAGATCGCCGGTCTCAATGTAAAAAGAATTATCAATGAGCCTACTGCTGCAGCACTGGCTTATGGTCTGGATAAGAAAAATAAAGACATGACCATCGCGGTCTATGATCTGGGCGGTGGTACATTTGACGTTTCAGTTCTTGAGTTAGGTGATGGCGTATTTGAAGTAAAATCTACCAATGGTGATGTACACTTGGGTGGTGACGACTTTGACTCAAAAATCATTGATTGGCTGGCAGAAGAATTCAAAAAAGATGAAGGTATTGATTTAAGAAAAGATCCTATGGCTCTTCAGCGTCTCAAAGAAGCTGCTGAAAAGGCAAAGATTGAACTTTCCAGTGCTACCAGTACTGAGATCAACCTGCCTTATATTATGCCGGTAGATGGGATACCCAAACACCTAGTAAGAACGCTGAGTCGTGCTAAGTTTGAGCAGTTAATTGACGATTTGGTACGCAGGACCATGGAGCCTTGCCGCAAAGCACTGGAAGATGCAGGCATGTCTCCTTCTGAGGTGACTGAAGTAATTCTGGTAGGAGGTTCTACCCGTGTTCCCAAAATCCAGGAAGAAGTAGAAAAATTCTTTGGCAAAAAACCTTCTAAAGGTGTAAATCCAGATGAAGTAGTAGCTGTTGGCGCTGCCATTCAAGGCGGTGTATTCTCCGGCGATGTAAAAGATGTACTTCTCTTGGACGTAACTCCGCTTTCATTAGGTATCGAAACAATGGGTGGTGTGTCTACCAAGTTGATTGAAGCTAATACTACGATTCCTTCCAAGAAATCTGAAGTATTCTCAACAGCTTCTGACAATCAGCCTTCGGTAGAGATACATGTACTGCAAGGAGAGCGTCCGATGGCCAATCAGAATCGTACCATTGGTAGATTCCATCTGGATGGTATTCCGCCTGCACCAAGAGGTGTACCTCAGATTGAAGTTACTTTTGACATAGATGCTAATGGTATCCTGAATGTATCTGCCAAAGATAAAGGAACTGGCAAGGAGCAAAAAATTAGAATTGAAGCTTCTTCCGGACTTACTGAGGAAGAGATAGAAAAGATGCGTAAAGAAGCTGAAGCAAATGCTGACTCTGATAAGCTGGAAAGAGAGAAAGTAGAAAAGATAAACTCTGCCGACTCACTTATTTTTCAAACAGAAAAGCAGCTGAAAGAATACGGCGACAAGCTTTCCGAAGGGAACAAGAAACCTATAGAGGAAGCTTTGGCGGAACTGAAAGATGCACATAGTAAGCAAGACTTGGAGGCTATTGATGCTGCCATGAATAAGTTGAACACAGCTTGGCAGAATGCTTCTCAGGAAATGTATCAGGCTGCTGGTGCTGAGCAAGCCGCCGGTGCTCCGGGTGCTGAAGGCCCACAAGGTAATGCTGGTGGTGGCCCTGCAAATGCTGATAGTGACGTTTCTGATGTAGAATACGAAGAAGTAGATGATAAAGACAAGAAGTAA
- a CDS encoding NUDIX hydrolase — protein MNYCSNCGSNQLVFEIPEGDNRARYMCQQCNTIHYQNPKLVVGCLPVYEDKILICRRAIAPCYGLWNLPAGYLENEETVEEGAIRETWEEANTQVEVIKLHCIYNLPHINQVYLHFLAKLKNPYFSCGSESLEVKLFEEKDIPWNHLAFSSSKFALKKYIQFKENFPGVHIGTFNEL, from the coding sequence ATGAACTATTGTAGTAACTGCGGTAGTAATCAGCTGGTTTTTGAAATTCCTGAAGGAGACAACCGGGCCCGGTACATGTGCCAGCAGTGTAATACTATTCATTATCAGAACCCTAAACTGGTAGTAGGCTGTCTGCCTGTATACGAGGACAAGATATTAATTTGTCGCAGAGCAATTGCTCCCTGTTATGGACTTTGGAATCTGCCGGCGGGTTATCTTGAAAATGAAGAAACTGTGGAAGAAGGTGCTATCCGTGAAACCTGGGAAGAAGCCAATACGCAGGTAGAAGTCATCAAACTTCACTGCATTTACAACCTTCCTCACATCAATCAGGTATACTTGCATTTCCTGGCAAAATTGAAAAATCCTTATTTTTCTTGTGGAAGTGAAAGTCTTGAGGTAAAACTATTTGAGGAAAAAGATATCCCCTGGAACCATCTGGCTTTTAGCTCAAGCAAGTTTGCCTTGAAAAAGTATATTCAATTTAAAGAAAACTTTCCAGGAGTACATATTGGTACTTTTAATGAACTTTAA
- a CDS encoding response regulator yields MSMILLIIIRYLDTCLKFIGAPFVNSIFSSKQIANTSLYNVFPRYSFLINIVPKVLNNWFYFSFPIGINYLMGGDKKLREINTFFFLLPAFMALLGLMYIAEIHTSAINLSIIEVVFSIVLVAAIGFKLIPKLIHKTTSDKLKAINKKLKNEVQEREKAEKSLKEHKENLEHLVQQRTLDLENTASKLQKEINEHKEAQAQISLQASLLEQVDSAIVATDLHYNIIYWNQCAQKLFGWKSSEVLGKPALEVMIRKEHRRAGKRFLEKLGKRKAWSGDFTIPHISGRKIPVELSCSALMDAHGKQIGFTCVAVDITDHVRFERKLQREKEKAVRQAHAKQDFLATMSHEIRTPLNVIIGMTRLLNDANPSKSQHEYLKNLEFSANHLLTIINDVLDLAKIDAGKIKLEKISFDVHSVIGGVKNAFSTRAEEKNIDLRLDIDKTLPHRLLGDQVRLTQVLNNLVSNALKFTNEGFVTIRVRVLETKHSKVKLLFEVSDSGIGIHEDKLGQIFENFTQAQEDTTRKYGGTGLGLTICKKLVDLQKGKIIVKSKEEIGSTFSFDLEYELDHSEPIEPENNYEIQYTLQDIRLLLVDDNHANRIVASNFLSKMGVRVDFAENGEQAVHIVQNQEFDIVLMDLQMPIMDGYEATQAIRKLGDTYKDLPIIALTADVVSDVRQKVFDSGMNDYLSKPFKPEQLNTTIAKNLKLEVNSASWRQSSAEQDHLMTLCQILDEYSDDRKFVITLLESLKNSFQQLSYQINETAEQRDLYSLHRIIHKLQPSIKMVENEDLYLKLNTLKEIISKEEINDTEIRLLLDEIHNTSNESVHYLDQLYKKVQNQDMNFI; encoded by the coding sequence ATGAGCATGATTTTGTTAATTATTATAAGATATCTGGATACCTGTCTAAAGTTTATAGGCGCTCCATTTGTAAATAGCATTTTCTCCAGCAAGCAGATCGCCAATACCAGCCTGTATAATGTTTTTCCCCGTTATAGTTTTCTGATAAATATTGTACCTAAAGTCTTGAATAACTGGTTTTACTTTTCTTTTCCAATAGGTATTAATTATCTGATGGGAGGTGATAAAAAACTAAGGGAAATCAATACTTTCTTCTTTCTCTTGCCTGCATTTATGGCTTTGCTTGGACTAATGTATATAGCAGAAATTCATACTTCAGCAATTAACCTATCTATTATAGAAGTTGTTTTTTCCATTGTGTTAGTAGCAGCAATAGGTTTCAAACTTATTCCAAAACTTATCCATAAAACAACTTCTGACAAACTGAAAGCGATCAATAAAAAGCTGAAGAATGAAGTTCAGGAGAGGGAGAAAGCTGAAAAGAGCCTGAAGGAACACAAAGAAAACTTAGAACATCTTGTTCAGCAAAGAACGCTTGATCTGGAAAACACTGCCAGTAAGCTTCAAAAAGAAATCAATGAGCATAAAGAAGCACAGGCTCAGATAAGCCTTCAGGCCTCGCTCTTAGAACAGGTAGACAGTGCTATTGTCGCCACTGACTTGCACTACAACATCATTTATTGGAATCAGTGTGCACAAAAGCTATTCGGATGGAAAAGTAGCGAAGTGCTTGGAAAGCCTGCACTGGAAGTAATGATCCGGAAAGAGCACCGAAGAGCTGGAAAACGTTTTCTTGAAAAGCTAGGCAAAAGAAAAGCATGGTCAGGTGACTTTACAATCCCTCATATCTCAGGACGTAAAATCCCGGTTGAACTCAGTTGCTCTGCCCTTATGGATGCGCATGGCAAGCAGATCGGTTTTACTTGTGTTGCCGTAGACATTACGGATCATGTCAGATTTGAGCGTAAGTTGCAACGTGAAAAAGAAAAAGCAGTAAGGCAAGCCCATGCCAAACAGGACTTTCTGGCAACCATGAGCCACGAAATACGCACCCCTTTGAATGTTATCATTGGCATGACCAGGCTCTTAAATGATGCTAATCCTAGCAAAAGTCAGCACGAGTATTTAAAAAACCTGGAGTTTTCTGCCAATCATCTGCTCACCATCATCAATGATGTTCTTGATCTTGCTAAAATTGATGCAGGTAAAATTAAGCTTGAGAAAATCAGTTTTGATGTACACAGTGTCATTGGGGGAGTAAAAAATGCTTTTTCAACCCGTGCTGAAGAAAAAAACATTGATCTAAGGTTAGACATAGACAAAACCCTGCCTCATCGCCTCTTGGGGGATCAGGTAAGGCTAACCCAGGTATTGAACAATCTGGTAAGTAATGCCCTGAAATTTACCAATGAAGGTTTTGTCACAATCAGAGTCCGTGTTTTAGAGACAAAACATAGTAAAGTCAAGCTATTGTTTGAAGTAAGTGATAGTGGAATTGGTATACACGAAGATAAGTTGGGGCAAATATTTGAGAATTTTACCCAGGCGCAGGAAGATACAACTCGCAAATATGGTGGTACAGGCCTTGGACTGACTATTTGCAAAAAACTTGTAGATCTACAGAAAGGCAAAATTATTGTAAAAAGTAAAGAAGAGATCGGTAGTACTTTCAGCTTTGATCTTGAATATGAACTGGATCACTCAGAACCGATTGAGCCTGAAAATAACTACGAGATCCAATATACATTGCAGGATATACGTCTGCTGCTGGTAGATGACAATCATGCTAATCGGATAGTCGCCTCTAATTTTCTGAGCAAAATGGGAGTACGGGTAGACTTTGCTGAAAATGGTGAGCAAGCGGTGCATATCGTTCAAAATCAAGAGTTTGATATCGTGCTGATGGATCTTCAGATGCCCATTATGGATGGTTATGAAGCTACCCAAGCCATCAGGAAATTAGGAGATACCTATAAAGATCTACCAATTATTGCCCTTACCGCTGATGTTGTATCCGATGTACGCCAAAAAGTATTTGACTCAGGTATGAATGATTATCTTTCAAAGCCATTCAAGCCGGAACAACTGAATACAACCATTGCCAAAAACCTCAAGCTGGAAGTCAACTCAGCATCCTGGAGGCAATCTTCTGCTGAACAAGACCACCTCATGACGCTTTGTCAGATATTGGATGAGTATAGCGATGACAGAAAGTTCGTTATAACCTTACTAGAATCTTTGAAAAACAGTTTTCAACAGCTTTCTTACCAGATCAATGAAACAGCTGAGCAGCGGGATTTATATTCACTTCACAGGATCATCCATAAGCTCCAGCCTTCTATAAAAATGGTGGAAAATGAGGATTTGTATCTAAAATTAAACACACTCAAAGAAATAATTTCCAAAGAAGAGATCAACGATACTGAAATTCGTCTGCTCTTGGATGAGATCCACAATACCTCTAATGAGTCTGTTCATTATCTGGATCAGTTGTACAAAAAAGTCCAGAACCAGGATATGAATTTCATCTAA
- a CDS encoding adenylyltransferase/cytidyltransferase family protein, with protein MFDTIKAKVARVEDLTGIRKVHADKRIVFCTGCYDILQSGHAVFFNQCKSYGDVLVVGVGRDTTLAQLKGPGRPINPENNRVYLVAALQDVDYAVLNDHEIGAGKIDFETVISQLRPDIFILNQDDSAIADKQKLCDKLGIKIQFVGREVPPELMATSTSRIINKINYAYKAPLRIDFAGGWADVPYIMKGKTGYVSNVAIKPRIEMKNKTFNFSGYPRGSGLSTSTAVKLLEMISSKTYNAEPKSLSIIAEDLFNLENKELNWAIGRQDQYAIVYGGFHCFECGDDYAKPLEVEVSKVTLEAFRKNLLLLHTGISRNAQSAVEQVYQNYQTEEGKRALDILTDCGYRFIHALVEEDFMACAKIMEENWEAQKLLAKASTNENLDAMYAFAKENGAYGGKICGAGGGGAFIFYCDNPQRLKQAMKKKFVDSFEIDFEFEYQTIKELNAL; from the coding sequence ATGTTTGATACTATCAAAGCTAAGGTAGCCCGGGTAGAAGATTTGACAGGAATCAGAAAGGTACATGCCGATAAAAGAATTGTTTTTTGCACGGGCTGTTATGACATTTTACAGTCAGGACATGCCGTATTTTTTAATCAATGTAAGTCATATGGAGATGTGTTGGTAGTGGGAGTAGGACGAGATACTACTTTAGCACAACTAAAAGGCCCTGGTCGCCCCATCAATCCTGAGAATAACCGTGTCTATCTGGTAGCTGCTTTGCAGGATGTGGATTATGCGGTACTCAATGATCACGAGATTGGTGCCGGAAAAATTGATTTTGAAACAGTGATCAGTCAACTCCGTCCTGATATTTTTATCCTGAATCAGGATGATTCGGCTATCGCTGATAAGCAAAAGCTTTGCGATAAACTGGGTATCAAGATCCAGTTTGTAGGCAGGGAAGTGCCTCCTGAACTGATGGCTACCTCGACCAGCAGGATCATCAATAAAATCAATTATGCCTATAAAGCGCCGCTGAGAATTGATTTTGCCGGCGGCTGGGCTGATGTACCTTACATCATGAAGGGGAAGACAGGTTATGTATCCAATGTAGCCATCAAGCCTCGGATAGAAATGAAGAACAAAACCTTCAACTTTTCAGGTTATCCGCGTGGTAGTGGGTTGAGCACTTCTACAGCGGTTAAATTGCTGGAGATGATTAGTAGTAAGACCTACAATGCAGAGCCTAAATCACTTAGCATAATCGCTGAAGACTTGTTTAATCTGGAAAACAAAGAACTCAACTGGGCTATTGGGCGTCAGGATCAGTACGCTATTGTCTATGGAGGATTCCACTGTTTTGAGTGTGGTGACGATTATGCCAAACCTTTGGAGGTAGAAGTTTCCAAAGTCACGCTGGAAGCATTTAGAAAAAATCTACTGTTATTGCATACTGGTATATCGCGCAATGCTCAGTCGGCCGTGGAGCAGGTATATCAGAATTACCAGACTGAGGAAGGTAAACGTGCTTTGGATATTTTAACAGACTGTGGTTATCGCTTTATCCACGCTCTGGTAGAAGAAGATTTTATGGCTTGCGCAAAAATTATGGAAGAAAACTGGGAGGCTCAAAAGCTGCTGGCTAAAGCTAGTACCAATGAAAATCTGGATGCCATGTATGCTTTTGCCAAAGAAAATGGAGCTTATGGTGGTAAAATCTGCGGTGCAGGAGGAGGTGGAGCTTTTATTTTCTACTGTGATAACCCTCAAAGGCTGAAACAGGCCATGAAAAAGAAGTTTGTAGACAGCTTTGAAATAGACTTTGAGTTTGAATATCAGACCATTAAAGAACTAAACGCACTGTAA
- the moaA gene encoding GTP 3',8-cyclase MoaA has translation MIYDNHGRPITYLRLAVTDRCNLRCFYCMPAEGIQYMPKKELLTYEEMLRMVNLMASMGINKVRITGGEPFVRKDLMYFLRQLRQIKGIQDINITTNGVLTTEHVPELKQLGISSVNLSLDTFDRDRFKEITRRDEFDKVKACFDQLNAHRIPTKINAVVMEGKNTEDIIPLAELSRNHLVSVRFIEEMPFNGEGSHYPVLVWTHHKILQKLKERYSDIQKIKDAAHSTSYNYHIPGHKGEVGIIAAFSRTFCGSCNRVRVTAQGTLKTCLYDDGVLDIRQLLRSGVADEEVKNAMKNAFRQRPKDGFEAESLRKFSNPASESMSTIGG, from the coding sequence CTGATATATGATAATCATGGACGTCCTATCACCTACCTGCGGTTGGCAGTAACGGATCGTTGTAACCTTCGCTGCTTTTACTGTATGCCCGCTGAGGGAATCCAGTACATGCCAAAAAAGGAGCTTTTGACCTATGAGGAGATGCTGCGTATGGTAAATCTTATGGCATCTATGGGTATCAACAAGGTCAGAATTACCGGAGGAGAACCTTTTGTAAGAAAAGATCTAATGTATTTCCTGCGTCAGCTACGTCAAATTAAAGGTATTCAGGATATCAACATCACTACCAACGGTGTGCTGACTACGGAGCATGTACCCGAGCTAAAACAACTGGGGATCAGCTCGGTAAATCTTAGCCTCGATACTTTTGACCGTGACCGTTTCAAAGAAATAACCCGCCGAGATGAGTTTGACAAAGTAAAGGCTTGCTTTGACCAATTGAATGCCCATCGGATTCCTACCAAAATCAATGCAGTGGTGATGGAGGGTAAAAACACAGAAGATATCATTCCGCTGGCAGAACTGAGCCGGAACCATCTGGTTTCCGTACGTTTCATAGAAGAAATGCCTTTTAACGGTGAAGGTAGCCACTATCCGGTGCTGGTATGGACGCATCACAAAATCCTGCAAAAGCTAAAGGAGCGATATTCTGACATCCAAAAAATAAAGGACGCTGCACATTCTACTTCTTATAATTATCACATTCCTGGCCATAAGGGAGAGGTAGGTATCATTGCGGCCTTTAGCCGTACATTCTGTGGCAGTTGTAACCGAGTACGTGTCACTGCGCAGGGTACGCTCAAAACCTGCCTCTATGATGATGGGGTGTTGGATATCCGTCAACTTTTACGTAGCGGTGTAGCTGACGAAGAAGTAAAAAATGCCATGAAAAATGCTTTTAGGCAGCGCCCAAAAGATGGCTTTGAAGCAGAAAGCCTGCGTAAATTCTCCAACCCTGCATCCGAGTCTATGTCTACCATTGGTGGTTAA
- the moaD gene encoding molybdopterin converting factor subunit 1 — MQLNILLFGITKEIVGQQKVKFDMPEQASVGNLLKSLKQAYPGLESLDAMLVAVNSEYGQQNQILHESDEIAIIPPVSGG, encoded by the coding sequence ATGCAACTTAATATTCTTTTATTTGGCATTACCAAAGAAATTGTAGGACAGCAAAAGGTAAAGTTTGATATGCCTGAGCAAGCGAGCGTTGGTAATCTTCTGAAAAGCCTCAAGCAGGCTTATCCTGGGTTGGAAAGCCTGGATGCTATGCTGGTAGCGGTCAACAGTGAATATGGCCAGCAAAATCAGATCCTGCACGAAAGCGATGAAATTGCAATCATACCGCCGGTCAGTGGAGGGTAA
- a CDS encoding molybdenum cofactor biosynthesis protein MoaE, whose amino-acid sequence MDAMINETKINILLSDQPLDIKVALEAVNDGSAGAVDIFIGTVRNKTQERTVVRLEYEAYDSMAVKEMEKLAEETSGKWPVAKIAIHHRKGTLYIGDIAVIIAVSTPHRQEAFEACKYTIDSLKQRVPIWKKEIFEDGETWVAAHP is encoded by the coding sequence ATGGATGCGATGATAAATGAAACAAAAATCAATATTCTGCTTAGCGATCAGCCGTTAGATATCAAGGTTGCACTTGAGGCTGTGAATGACGGAAGTGCCGGGGCAGTAGATATTTTTATAGGTACAGTCAGAAATAAGACGCAGGAGCGTACAGTGGTACGTCTTGAGTACGAAGCTTATGATAGTATGGCAGTTAAGGAAATGGAAAAACTGGCAGAAGAAACGTCCGGGAAGTGGCCGGTAGCCAAAATTGCCATACACCATCGTAAGGGCACGCTGTACATTGGCGATATTGCCGTCATCATTGCTGTTTCTACCCCGCATCGGCAGGAAGCTTTTGAAGCCTGTAAATATACCATTGATTCACTCAAACAACGTGTACCCATCTGGAAGAAAGAGATTTTTGAAGATGGAGAAACCTGGGTAGCCGCACATCCCTGA
- a CDS encoding MOSC domain-containing protein: protein MPHIHKITLYPIKSLDGVEVQQAQITQGGALQWDRTFALYNAAGRTVNAKKYPDILKVRTNFDLENLKVSLSAEPDQITTFQLPDEQEKIAQFFSEYFGESIHMKQQLTSGFPDDDENSGPTLVSTATFVEVQKWFPSLSLDNLRKRFRANIELGDCDTAFWEDSLFSAPGTDTYFRLGEVPFIGKKPCARCTVPARDPFNSQNDKSFMQTFISRRKETFPSFANSAQFSHYYHLCVNTIIPASASARLVMIGDIVVFE, encoded by the coding sequence ATGCCCCATATACACAAAATCACCCTCTACCCTATCAAATCGCTGGATGGAGTAGAAGTGCAACAGGCACAAATTACCCAAGGTGGAGCATTGCAGTGGGACAGAACATTTGCACTCTACAATGCAGCAGGTAGAACCGTAAATGCCAAGAAATATCCTGATATCCTAAAGGTGCGAACCAACTTTGACCTGGAAAATTTAAAAGTGAGTCTGTCTGCTGAACCGGATCAGATCACCACTTTTCAACTGCCGGACGAACAGGAAAAAATTGCCCAGTTCTTCAGTGAATATTTTGGAGAGTCTATCCACATGAAGCAGCAGTTGACTTCTGGCTTTCCCGATGATGATGAAAACTCCGGTCCTACCCTTGTCAGCACAGCCACTTTTGTAGAAGTACAAAAATGGTTTCCTTCACTTTCTCTGGATAACCTAAGAAAGCGGTTCCGAGCCAATATAGAATTAGGAGATTGTGATACAGCTTTTTGGGAGGATTCCCTCTTTTCTGCCCCTGGTACTGATACATATTTTCGTTTGGGAGAGGTACCTTTCATCGGAAAGAAACCCTGTGCCCGCTGCACCGTTCCAGCCCGTGATCCATTCAACAGTCAGAACGACAAAAGTTTTATGCAGACTTTTATCAGCAGGCGTAAGGAGACATTTCCCTCATTTGCCAATTCTGCTCAGTTCAGCCATTATTACCATCTCTGTGTAAACACCATCATTCCTGCTTCTGCTTCCGCCAGATTAGTCATGATTGGAGATATAGTGGTTTTTGAATAA
- a CDS encoding phenylalanine 4-monooxygenase, with amino-acid sequence MMKQKYDKYTPEDFQVWKTLYERQIVNLPQAATQAYLEGLKLIHFTADKIPNFDDTNAVLRQLTGWQIHVVPGLIDDDKFFQLMANCRFPASTWLRKMNQMDYLEEPDMFHDVFGHVPMLTNQPFVDFLQELSKIALRYIDNAWAIHLISRIYWFTVEFGLIRENGLLRIYGAGILSSAGETKYSLSKEATQLPYDVDQVMSTSYRKDVFQSQYFIINSYEQLFHSTAAIEDYLEKHADKPEPNFA; translated from the coding sequence ATGATGAAGCAGAAATATGATAAATACACTCCGGAAGATTTTCAGGTCTGGAAGACTCTGTATGAACGTCAGATTGTAAACCTCCCCCAGGCCGCTACCCAAGCCTATCTGGAAGGATTGAAACTCATTCATTTTACCGCAGACAAGATTCCCAACTTTGACGATACCAATGCTGTACTGAGGCAGCTCACCGGCTGGCAGATCCATGTGGTACCCGGCTTGATTGACGATGACAAATTTTTTCAACTGATGGCCAACTGTAGATTTCCAGCCTCTACCTGGCTACGCAAAATGAACCAGATGGATTACCTGGAAGAGCCGGATATGTTTCATGATGTATTCGGACATGTCCCTATGCTGACCAACCAGCCGTTTGTGGACTTTCTACAGGAACTCAGCAAAATTGCCCTCCGTTATATTGACAATGCCTGGGCCATTCACCTCATCTCCCGCATCTATTGGTTTACGGTAGAGTTTGGCCTGATCAGAGAAAATGGTCTGTTACGTATCTATGGAGCAGGTATATTGTCTTCTGCCGGTGAGACTAAATATTCCCTGAGTAAAGAAGCTACCCAGTTGCCTTATGATGTAGATCAGGTCATGAGCACCTCTTATCGTAAAGATGTTTTCCAATCTCAATATTTTATTATTAATTCGTACGAACAGTTGTTTCACTCCACTGCTGCTATAGAAGATTATCTGGAGAAGCATGCTGATAAACCTGAACCTAATTTTGCCTGA
- a CDS encoding sulfotransferase-like domain-containing protein, with translation MKRIHLISNPRNLSTALMYSFAQRQDCRVVDEPLYAYYLKLRPDVDHPGKEEIMNSMSSDLQQVIDEVFLKDYDRPVVFLKDMAHHLIEMPLDFMLSMTNLFLIRNPRQLIASIGKVMKQPAMEDIGSQQQYELYHWLKEQGQNPVVLDSGELLKDHESVMQKLCTTLDISFDPHMLTWEAGARPEDGVWAKYWYHNVHQTTGFSKQESSSRTLPEHLIPLYKEARPYYESLFQNAIKA, from the coding sequence TTGAAAAGAATACATTTGATTTCTAACCCCAGAAACTTATCTACTGCCCTGATGTATTCATTTGCCCAGCGGCAGGATTGCCGGGTAGTGGATGAACCATTGTATGCCTATTATTTAAAGCTGCGTCCCGATGTTGATCATCCTGGCAAAGAGGAGATTATGAACAGCATGAGCAGTGATCTGCAGCAAGTCATTGATGAAGTGTTTCTCAAAGACTATGACCGGCCGGTGGTTTTCTTAAAAGATATGGCCCACCACCTGATAGAGATGCCGTTGGATTTTATGCTTTCTATGACCAACCTTTTTCTGATCCGCAATCCCCGACAGTTGATTGCTTCTATCGGTAAAGTAATGAAGCAGCCCGCTATGGAAGACATTGGCTCTCAGCAGCAGTATGAACTGTACCACTGGCTGAAAGAGCAAGGGCAAAACCCGGTAGTGTTAGACTCAGGAGAACTTCTCAAAGACCATGAAAGCGTGATGCAAAAACTTTGTACAACATTGGATATTTCCTTTGACCCTCATATGCTCACCTGGGAAGCCGGTGCCCGCCCTGAAGATGGTGTCTGGGCAAAATACTGGTACCACAATGTACATCAAACCACAGGCTTCAGCAAGCAGGAAAGCAGCAGCCGTACATTACCTGAACATCTGATCCCTTTGTATAAAGAAGCGCGCCCCTATTATGAATCATTGTTTCAAAATGCTATCAAAGCCTGA